A region from the Candidatus Thorarchaeota archaeon genome encodes:
- a CDS encoding response regulator — protein sequence MDRTILVVDDETVTTQLAETFLGRHGFKVECAYDGEEALEIAEATEPDLILLDVMLPKMIGYEVCSILKSKEKFKETPILFFTAKGLKRDIARGKEAGGDDYIIKPFSGKELVELIREHLGIEET from the coding sequence ATGGATAGAACGATATTGGTCGTCGACGATGAAACCGTTACCACCCAGCTAGCAGAGACATTCCTAGGAAGGCATGGATTCAAGGTAGAATGTGCCTATGACGGTGAAGAAGCGTTGGAAATAGCAGAAGCCACCGAACCTGATCTTATCCTTCTTGATGTTATGCTCCCGAAAATGATTGGCTATGAGGTCTGCAGTATTCTAAAATCAAAAGAGAAATTCAAAGAGACTCCTATTCTGTTTTTCACCGCAAAGGGCCTGAAGCGAGACATTGCCCGGGGAAAGGAGGCGGGGGGCGATGACTATATCATCAAACCTTTTTCGGGCAAAGAGCTAGTTGAACTGATTAGAGAACATCTGGGAATAGAAGAAACCTGA